A single genomic interval of Corylus avellana chromosome ca10, CavTom2PMs-1.0 harbors:
- the LOC132163861 gene encoding F-box protein At5g49610-like, with product MNPGEGLRVKQATYHGDGAKPKEFPSDILFDIFSRLPIKTLLRFKCVSPLWCTIIDDPYLARLHRLQCVEKPKVLVLEPTRKPAVPVFREDRSGILRFVSRKLNAYSLESCCNGLLCFTRIFVNCNHSPLFLVNLQRQQVVELPRPPCIGTPWPPVHTSDSDCKCSYGLGFDCATNTYKIVVVFFSGNPGQDGNLCAQVYTLGGRGSSWRPVKGPPNCSFYDKPECERGFYEMPVYARGALHWLVKPQGYNLPWLFKPPGYNDVPSHEFQRDLINIVYFDVGKEEFGLISPPRSRTGTPFHLVDLGGDLAVVIIKYHFWLIQIWVMKEYDQKKEWVQEYKIYLDQVNSILPSIRVMGLFEDGEILVTVNWKSFLFYNPKTDVLKRRRHYIPRVFDFEREVLCHNMGTLLSLDMFREEGSTLLSLDMFQEE from the coding sequence ATGAACCCTGGCGAAGGCCTCCGAGTAAAACAAGCTACTTACCATGGGGATGGGGCGAAGCCAAAGGAGTTTCCGTCGGATATACTGTTCGACATCTTTTCCCGACTACCCATCAAGACACTCTTGCGCTTCAAGTGTGTCTCTCCGCTGTGGTGCACCATCATCGATGATCCATACCTTGCTCGCCTGCATCGACTCCAATGCGTTGAAAAGCCCAAAGTTCTAGTTCTTGAACCCACGCGCAAACCGGCCGTCCCGGTGTTTAGAGAAGATAGAAGCGGGATCTTAAGGTTCGTAAGTCGCAAATTAAATGCATATTCTCTGGAGAGCTGCTGCAATGGTTTGCTTTGCTTCACAAGAATTTTTGTGAATTGCAACCATAGCCCTTTGTTTTTGGTTAATCTTCAACGGCAACAAGTTGTAGAGCTGCCACGTCCGCCATGCATAGGCACCCCGTGGCCTCCAGTGCATACTTCAGATTCAGATTGCAAGTGTAGTTATGGTTTGGGGTTTGATTGTGCAACAAATACGTACAAgattgttgtagtttttttcaGTGGAAATCCAGGCCAAGATGGTAATTTATGTGCTCAAGTCTACACTCTTGGAGGTAGAGGATCCTCATGGAGACCCGTTAAAGGTCCTCCTAATTGTAGTTTCTATGACAAGCCTGAATGTGAACGTGGTTTCTATGAAATGCCTGTATATGCACGTGGAGCGCTTCATTGGCTTGTTAAGCCCCAAGGTTATAACCTTCCTTGGCTTTTTAAGCCCCCAGGTTATAACGACGTTCCTTCGCATGAATTTCAAAGGGATctaattaatattgtttattttgatgttGGGAAGGAGGAGTTTGGGTTGATTTCTCCACCCAGATCTAGAACTGGGACCCCCTTTCATTTAGTTGATCTCGGAGGAGACTTGGCCGTTGTTattataaaatatcatttttggtTAATCCAAATATGGGTAATGAAGGAATATGATCAAAAGAAAGAGTGGGTCCAAGAATACAAGATCTATCTTGATCAGGTGAACAGTATTCTACCATCCATTAGAGTTATGGGGCTGTTTGAGGATGGTGAAATACTAGTGACGGTGAACTGGAAGAGCTTTCTCTTCTATAATCCAAAGACCGATGTGCTAAAGCGCAGACGCCACTATATTCCAAGGGTGTTCGATTTTGAAAGAGAAGTCTTATGTCACAACATGGGTACCCTACTATCACTTGACATGTTTCGGGAAGAGGGTAGTACTCTACTATCACTTGATATGTTTCAGGaagagtaa
- the LOC132163860 gene encoding F-box/kelch-repeat protein At3g04660-like — translation MTVLPSSWRAISKGQESPCPVFGSPIYARGALHWLVDLATSTRGYLVKGKIVHFDVGKEEFGLISRPEFRPFHLVDMRGDLAIVDRSSDKEIEIWVMKEYEKKEWVKEYKIGLVGAQVRVMGLCEHGEILLKLKQKDKSGNNYLFYNPKTDVLKYSHIPSLNGDTQVLCHMGTLLSVAKFRAAE, via the exons ATGACAGTTTTGCCAA GCTCGTGGAGAGCCATTAGCAAAGGTCAAGAGTCTCCTTGTCCTGTCTTTGGATCGCCTATATACGCACGCGGGGCGCTTCATTGGCTTGTTGACCTCGCTACCAGCACTCGGGGTTATCTGGTTAAAGGCAAGATTGTTCATTTTGATGTTGGGAAGGAGGAATTCGGGTTGATTTCTCGACCCGAATTTCGCCCGTTTCATTTAGTTGATATGAGAGGAGACTTGGCCATTGTTGATCGGTCATCTGATAAGGAAATTGAAATATGGGTCATGAAGGAATATGAAAAGAAAGAGTGGGTCAAAGAATACAAGATTGGTCTGGTAGGGGCACAAGTTCGAGTTATGGGGCTATGTGAACATGGTGAAATACTACTGAAGCTGAAGCAAAAGGACAAATCTGgaaataattatttgttctaTAATCCAAAGACTGATGTGCTAAAGTACAGCCACATTCCAAGCCTCAATGGTGACACACAAGTCCTATGTCACATGGGTACCCTGCTATCAGTAGCTAAGTTCAGGGCAGCAGAGTAA
- the LOC132163862 gene encoding F-box protein At3g07870-like, producing the protein MAVGGQFPTDILFDIFSRLPIKSLLRFRRVSPLWCSIIDDPCLAQMHQLRRAEEPKVLLVDLPAHEPDVMLREDGAFLRFAADSKACNILEGCCNGLLCFTKKVRKFQISPLFLFNPARQEVVEVPPPCMEDDRGQCRRKYGLGFDCSTNTYKIVAVFEGFDLCGAQVYTLGGGPWRAINKGPPCGLFGFGKPIYARGGLHWDIVDGDIEGKKIVYFDVHEEEFGFISRPKLSSCDHLVELRGELAIVDLSSNENIEIWVMKVYEEKKKKEWVKEYKIGVKGVHDNAQVRVIGLCEDGEILVKGDFHENYFFYNPKTDNLRYTHVPRLDHRTHVLCHMGTLLSIAMFRAD; encoded by the coding sequence ATGGCGGTTGGGGGGCAGTTCCCGACAGATATACTGTTCGACATCTTTTCCCGACTACCCATCAAGTCTCTCTTGCGCTTCCGCCGCGTGTCTCCGCTGTGGTGCAGCATCATCGACGATCCATGCCTTGCGCAGATGCACCAACTCCGGCGCGCCGAGGAGCCTAAAGTTTTACTCGTCGATCTTCCCGCGCACGAACCGGACGTGATGCTAAGAGAAGATGGAGCTTTCTTAAGGTTCGCAGCAGACTCTAAAGCGTGTAATATTCTAGAGGGCTGCTGCAACGGTTTGCTTTGCTTCACAAAAAAGGTTCGCAAATTCCAAATAAgccctttgtttttgtttaatccTGCGAGGCAAGAAGTTGTAGAAGTGCCACCGCCGTGCATGGAGGACGACCGCGGCCAATGCAGGAGAAAATATGGTTTGGGGTTTGATTGTTCAACAAACACGTACAAGATTGTTGCAGTTTTTGAGGGTTTTGATTTATGTGGTGCTCAAGTGTACACTCTTGGAGGAGGCCCGTGGAGAGCCATTAATAAAGGTCCTCCTTGTGGTTTGTTTGGATTTGGAAAGCCTATATATGCACGTGGAGGGCTTCATTGGGATATTGTTGATGGTGATATTGAAGGCAAGAAGATTGTTTATTTTGACGTTCATGAGGAGGAATTTGGGTTTATTTCTCGGCCAAAGCTTAGCTCGTGTGATCATCTAGTTGAGCTGAGAGGAGAGCTGGCGATCGTTGATCTTTCATCTAATGAGAATATTGAGATTTGGGTAATGAAGGTATacgaggagaagaagaagaaagagtggGTCAAAGAATACAAGATTGGTGTAAAAGGGGTGCATGATAATGCACAAGTTCGAGTTATAGGGCTATGTGAAGATGGTGAAATACTTGTGAAAGGCGACTTccatgaaaattattttttctataatCCAAAGACTGATAATCTAAGGTATACCCACGTTCCAAGGCTCGATCATCGAACACATGTCCTATGTCACATGGGTACCCTCCTATCAATTGCTATGTTTCGGgcagattaa